A window of the Rhizobium sp. CB3090 genome harbors these coding sequences:
- a CDS encoding ROK family transcriptional regulator: MKFENQPSYSLGQRGPSNKDALAGEGGNVTLVSQSTLGEINRGRVLQALYDNGPKSRAELARLAGVNRTTITGIVQPMIEERLLVEGDAVPSDFKGGKPARPIYFNPEAPMLGAVLLLPGRIQTCLVTLSGEIKALTKAQFDPHGDRDVFLAIIKDTLSATLSQAHQAPFGIGIASGGMIDSDNGVILAVNLAPVLTGLPLVDILQAHFSLPVVIDHHPRALLVGDRWFGPGRGQQTFAAIYTGEVLGGAFYIDGRVYRGLAGSGGELGHTVVQIDGDLCNCGKHGCWETVAALPWLRREATRLGFADPESVTCARLVNEAAEGSEAANGLLDRYTRNVAFGILNLQQTLSLNSYVLHGDIASGGADAAERVKQHVERLVRKRPNQEISVTVNGIGEGHTALRGAAGLVLSSHLKLVI; the protein is encoded by the coding sequence TTGAAGTTCGAGAATCAGCCATCCTATTCGCTCGGCCAGCGCGGCCCTTCCAACAAGGACGCGCTTGCTGGCGAAGGTGGCAATGTGACACTCGTTTCGCAGTCGACCCTCGGCGAGATCAATCGCGGCCGGGTGCTGCAGGCGTTGTACGACAACGGTCCTAAAAGCCGCGCCGAGCTTGCCCGTCTCGCAGGCGTCAATCGCACGACGATCACGGGGATCGTCCAACCGATGATCGAGGAGCGCCTGCTCGTCGAAGGCGACGCGGTGCCTTCCGACTTCAAGGGCGGCAAGCCGGCGCGTCCGATCTACTTTAATCCTGAAGCCCCAATGCTCGGCGCCGTGCTTCTCTTGCCGGGCAGGATCCAGACATGCCTCGTGACGCTCAGCGGCGAGATCAAAGCGCTCACCAAGGCGCAATTCGATCCGCATGGGGACAGGGATGTATTCCTGGCGATCATCAAGGACACATTGTCCGCGACGCTTTCCCAAGCGCACCAGGCGCCCTTCGGGATCGGTATTGCCTCAGGAGGCATGATCGACAGCGACAACGGGGTGATCCTCGCCGTCAATCTTGCGCCCGTTCTGACGGGCCTCCCCTTGGTCGATATCCTGCAGGCGCATTTCTCACTGCCTGTTGTCATCGATCATCATCCGCGCGCGCTTCTCGTTGGCGACCGGTGGTTCGGGCCGGGTCGTGGCCAGCAGACGTTCGCGGCCATCTATACCGGGGAGGTTCTGGGCGGCGCTTTCTACATCGACGGACGGGTCTACCGGGGGCTTGCCGGTTCCGGAGGCGAACTCGGCCATACCGTGGTGCAGATCGATGGCGACCTCTGCAATTGCGGCAAGCACGGATGCTGGGAAACCGTCGCCGCCCTACCCTGGCTGCGGCGTGAAGCGACTCGACTTGGCTTCGCAGACCCCGAAAGCGTCACCTGCGCTCGCCTCGTAAATGAGGCAGCAGAAGGCTCCGAAGCTGCGAACGGTCTGCTGGACCGCTATACCCGAAACGTCGCGTTCGGGATCCTCAACCTGCAGCAAACCCTGTCGCTCAACTCCTATGTCCTGCATGGGGACATTGCAAGCGGCGGCGCCGACGCCGCTGAGCGCGTCAAGCAGCATGTCGAACGACTGGTCAGGAAGCGGCCGAACCAGGAGATTTCGGTCACGGTGAATGGCATCGGAGAAGGTCATACCGCGTTGCGAGGGGCTGCTGGCTTGGTCTTGTCCAGCCATCTGAAGCTGGTCATTTAG
- a CDS encoding sugar ABC transporter permease, producing the protein MHAPTIRSPQALAPVRRGFVRRNLPYFLIAPSVIMLLALIAYPLLFALKSSFYFWNLQVGPQPLAFVGFDNYVEALNAFDFRAALTNTLILSILGTAIEFSLGLAIALVLLKALAGMNVVRALLILPTTIAPIVVGFLFRYLYDPGGGLVTWVLQSLLLPVPAEGILGSPSTALAAILFVDIWQWTPFFAIVLYASLLAVPDEIIEAARLDRASAWTILMRIKLPLIRRTAIIIVMLRFMQIFNTFDTVLVLTRGGPGTSTRTLGYSLYEQGLVNFNVGLVSAQTWIAVLIVNIIVVLYVFFAFRNEEW; encoded by the coding sequence ATGCACGCTCCAACCATTCGCTCGCCGCAGGCGCTTGCGCCTGTCAGGCGAGGCTTCGTACGGCGAAACCTGCCCTATTTCCTGATCGCACCTTCAGTGATCATGCTACTGGCGCTGATCGCCTACCCACTGCTCTTTGCGTTGAAATCGAGCTTCTATTTCTGGAACCTGCAGGTCGGCCCGCAGCCTTTGGCTTTTGTCGGCTTCGACAATTATGTCGAGGCGCTCAATGCCTTCGATTTCCGCGCGGCCCTTACTAACACGCTGATCCTGTCGATCCTGGGCACAGCGATCGAGTTCTCGCTCGGCTTGGCGATTGCGCTCGTCCTGCTCAAAGCGCTGGCTGGCATGAATGTCGTGCGCGCGCTTCTAATACTGCCGACCACCATCGCGCCGATCGTCGTCGGCTTCCTGTTTCGCTACCTCTATGACCCGGGCGGCGGCCTTGTAACTTGGGTTCTGCAGTCGCTCTTACTGCCGGTGCCGGCGGAGGGCATTCTCGGCTCGCCATCGACGGCGCTTGCCGCCATTCTCTTCGTCGATATCTGGCAGTGGACCCCCTTCTTCGCCATCGTCCTCTATGCGAGCCTGCTTGCCGTTCCCGACGAGATCATCGAGGCCGCTAGGCTCGATCGCGCATCGGCCTGGACGATCCTGATGCGCATCAAGCTGCCGCTCATCCGGCGCACCGCCATCATTATCGTGATGCTGCGTTTCATGCAGATCTTCAACACCTTCGACACCGTGCTGGTGTTGACCCGCGGCGGGCCGGGGACGTCGACGCGCACGCTTGGCTATTCGCTCTACGAACAAGGCCTCGTCAACTTCAATGTCGGCCTTGTCAGCGCTCAGACGTGGATCGCGGTGCTGATCGTCAACATCATCGTCGTCCTCTACGTCTTCTTCGCCTTCCGCAATGAGGAGTGGTGA
- a CDS encoding carbohydrate ABC transporter permease: protein MKSRTTFYTALTYAAGLLCLAVFIGPILWFLALAIRPAETAFAMPPQLTFEPTLDAFRHILVDPGTNAPQLVNSLIVAIGAVLLNLPFSVPAAYALSRFKMRGKKNIMLWYLGLLMAPPIAFLIPYFVLITRVGLQGSYFSMVLVLQTLTIPFSVWLMKSFIDEVPAELEEAARVDGARWYTIMWRITLPIVRPGIIVTSMFAFVFAWNNAAFPLVLSSRSTATLPIGTLGYFATSGVTWNYIAAAAVLAMIPPMIIFLVFDRYVVRGLTFGSVKG, encoded by the coding sequence ATGAAAAGCCGCACGACCTTCTACACGGCGCTCACCTATGCCGCCGGCCTATTGTGCCTTGCCGTCTTCATCGGCCCGATCCTGTGGTTTCTGGCGCTCGCGATCCGGCCGGCCGAAACGGCGTTTGCGATGCCGCCGCAACTGACCTTCGAGCCGACGCTCGATGCCTTCCGGCATATCCTCGTCGATCCCGGCACCAATGCGCCGCAACTGGTCAACTCTCTCATCGTCGCGATTGGGGCAGTGCTGCTCAATCTGCCGTTCTCGGTTCCTGCGGCTTACGCGCTCTCGCGATTCAAGATGCGCGGCAAGAAGAACATCATGCTCTGGTATCTCGGGCTGTTGATGGCGCCGCCGATCGCTTTCCTGATCCCGTATTTCGTGCTGATCACACGCGTTGGACTTCAGGGCTCCTACTTCTCGATGGTACTGGTTCTCCAGACGCTGACGATCCCGTTTTCGGTCTGGCTTATGAAGAGCTTCATCGATGAGGTGCCGGCGGAGCTCGAAGAGGCTGCCCGCGTCGACGGCGCCCGCTGGTACACGATCATGTGGCGGATCACGCTTCCGATCGTTCGCCCCGGCATCATCGTCACCTCGATGTTCGCCTTCGTCTTTGCATGGAACAACGCGGCCTTCCCGCTGGTGCTGAGCTCGCGCTCGACCGCCACTCTTCCGATCGGGACCCTCGGATACTTCGCCACCAGCGGCGTCACCTGGAACTACATCGCCGCGGCCGCCGTGCTCGCGATGATCCCGCCGATGATCATTTTTCTGGTTTTCGACCGCTACGTCGTCCGTGGCCTCACCTTCGGTTCGGTCAAAGGTTGA
- a CDS encoding glycoside hydrolase: protein MIHVCSMGMVLCGGYLLAASAGGLGGTENGLSASTLSMADISNFDTFIVRSPPPSLGLDPFYAKYADAAGIPIISSEKVPDTALLIARDIVLYMLSERRDVRDALIRAGARVGIMAIDETTTDIPEQRDWQKPALDDPRLTPDERRNYASTIAKMTAQEYWAQRARGMGGLYTTGAVENLMGVPGTRYYGGNILVHEFSHNIFNALRTVDPDLVARVEKAYFHAREKGLWARSYMENTVDEYWAEGTRFWFNTNMAYSHGELTVATSDDFEVHDPELYNIMAEVYRHDHHILADVFYRHSAK, encoded by the coding sequence ATGATTCACGTATGCTCGATGGGGATGGTCCTGTGCGGTGGATATCTTCTTGCTGCATCCGCAGGGGGACTCGGCGGCACTGAGAATGGTTTATCTGCGTCGACATTGTCGATGGCTGATATATCCAATTTCGATACTTTCATAGTTCGCAGCCCACCGCCATCACTCGGCCTGGATCCGTTTTATGCCAAATATGCTGACGCAGCGGGCATACCCATTATCTCATCCGAAAAGGTTCCAGACACGGCACTGTTGATCGCACGTGACATTGTCCTCTACATGTTGTCAGAACGTCGTGATGTCCGCGATGCATTAATCCGGGCTGGGGCGCGGGTCGGCATCATGGCAATTGACGAGACGACGACTGACATTCCCGAGCAGCGGGATTGGCAGAAGCCGGCGCTCGATGATCCGCGCCTTACCCCAGACGAACGGCGAAATTACGCCAGCACGATTGCCAAGATGACTGCCCAGGAATACTGGGCCCAAAGGGCGCGCGGCATGGGCGGGCTCTACACGACGGGGGCCGTGGAAAATTTGATGGGCGTGCCCGGCACGCGGTATTACGGAGGAAACATTCTTGTTCACGAATTCTCACATAATATCTTCAACGCGCTTCGCACGGTGGATCCTGATCTCGTTGCACGAGTTGAAAAAGCCTATTTCCACGCCCGCGAGAAAGGACTCTGGGCGCGGTCGTATATGGAGAACACCGTCGATGAGTATTGGGCCGAAGGCACGCGGTTCTGGTTCAATACGAATATGGCTTACAGCCATGGTGAACTCACCGTTGCCACATCAGACGACTTCGAGGTTCACGATCCAGAACTCTACAATATCATGGCTGAAGTCTACCGTCATGATCACCACATTCTGGCGGATGTGTTTTACCGGCATTCGGCAAAGTAA
- a CDS encoding Gfo/Idh/MocA family oxidoreductase → MSKLRIGVIGAGLWGNNHANTFNVLPETELVGVCDLDEGRALKMKESFGAAEAFTEYRKLIASDRIDAVSVATPDFTHTPIILAALKADKHVLSEKPLATTVEEAEEIAETAAKSKGKLMIDFHNRVNPILAQVRDMIQDGQIGLAKHGTARLSNTTFVPFEMLSWAAKSSALWFLGSHLVDVLRFILEDEVSRVYAVARCGTLSARGVDTKDFHASILEFSKGTVVTMENSWILSRDNPSLVDFKVEFVGEKGQIQADPTHSGGLRRIVDGGMKFHDYIGMTPTGATRIGGFVQESIARFVDSVVQGAPLLADANDGLANTKVLAAIEESVASGKAVTIG, encoded by the coding sequence ATGAGCAAACTTCGCATCGGCGTTATCGGCGCCGGCCTTTGGGGCAACAATCACGCCAACACCTTCAACGTCCTGCCGGAGACCGAACTTGTCGGCGTATGCGACCTTGACGAGGGCAGGGCGCTTAAGATGAAGGAGAGTTTCGGCGCGGCGGAAGCGTTCACCGAGTATCGTAAGCTGATCGCCAGCGATCGCATCGATGCCGTGTCGGTGGCAACACCAGACTTCACCCACACGCCGATCATCCTTGCCGCACTCAAGGCCGACAAGCATGTGCTCAGCGAAAAACCGCTGGCAACGACCGTGGAGGAAGCAGAGGAGATCGCCGAGACCGCCGCAAAGTCGAAGGGCAAGCTGATGATCGACTTCCACAACAGGGTGAATCCGATCCTGGCGCAGGTCCGCGACATGATCCAGGACGGCCAGATCGGGCTTGCCAAACACGGCACGGCGCGGCTTTCAAACACGACCTTCGTTCCGTTCGAGATGCTGAGCTGGGCGGCAAAATCCTCGGCACTATGGTTCTTAGGCAGCCATCTCGTCGACGTGCTGCGTTTCATCCTCGAAGACGAAGTTAGCCGCGTTTACGCGGTGGCCCGTTGCGGGACGCTATCTGCCCGTGGCGTCGACACCAAGGATTTCCATGCATCGATCCTCGAATTTTCCAAGGGCACCGTCGTGACCATGGAAAACAGCTGGATCCTGTCCCGCGACAACCCTTCCCTCGTCGATTTCAAGGTCGAGTTCGTCGGCGAAAAGGGTCAGATCCAGGCTGATCCCACCCATAGTGGCGGTCTTCGCCGCATTGTCGACGGCGGCATGAAATTCCATGATTACATCGGCATGACGCCGACCGGTGCAACGCGCATCGGCGGCTTTGTGCAGGAGTCCATCGCCCGCTTCGTCGACAGCGTCGTGCAGGGCGCACCCCTGCTTGCCGACGCGAATGATGGCCTCGCCAACACGAAGGTTCTCGCAGCGATCGAGGAGTCCGTCGCCAGCGGCAAGGCAGTGACCATCGGCTGA
- a CDS encoding aquaporin, whose translation MNKYFCELLGTFALVFFGCGTLLFMRSEAGPLGVALAFGMTVVAMACAIGPVSGAHLNPAVSLGFLVSRRFGLWEFVAYVLAQSAGAIAAAGTLYVIAMDKVGGYNIAVEGFAQNGWGAYGARSAFLFEFISTFLFVTVFLKSTAEDGSGTVAGFAIGLTLVAIHLAGITVSGSSVNPARSLGPALFAGETARAQLWLYIIAPMLGAVAAGLLQLSEVLAFRPTSNPLKRNGTTLAGRSRADAVRHFRSRP comes from the coding sequence ATGAATAAATATTTTTGCGAATTGCTAGGGACCTTTGCGCTCGTTTTCTTCGGCTGCGGCACACTCCTCTTTATGCGTTCGGAGGCAGGCCCCCTTGGTGTTGCTCTTGCCTTCGGGATGACAGTGGTAGCGATGGCCTGCGCGATTGGTCCAGTATCAGGCGCTCATCTCAATCCCGCCGTCAGCCTCGGTTTTCTCGTTTCCCGGCGGTTTGGACTGTGGGAATTCGTCGCGTATGTCTTGGCTCAAAGTGCGGGCGCTATCGCAGCAGCAGGCACACTCTACGTTATAGCAATGGACAAAGTCGGCGGTTACAACATCGCGGTAGAAGGTTTCGCTCAAAACGGCTGGGGAGCCTATGGGGCAAGATCTGCGTTCCTGTTTGAGTTCATCTCCACGTTTCTGTTCGTGACGGTATTTCTCAAAAGCACGGCCGAGGATGGCTCGGGCACTGTAGCAGGTTTTGCGATTGGTCTTACCCTCGTTGCGATCCATCTGGCCGGCATTACGGTTTCGGGTTCTTCTGTAAACCCTGCACGGTCGCTCGGCCCAGCACTCTTCGCAGGGGAGACGGCGCGCGCTCAACTCTGGCTTTACATAATTGCACCAATGCTCGGTGCCGTCGCGGCGGGCCTTCTGCAACTCAGTGAAGTTCTCGCGTTTCGACCAACAAGCAATCCGCTGAAGCGCAACGGCACCACTCTTGCGGGGCGAAGTAGAGCTGATGCAGTTCGCCACTTCCGGTCCCGCCCCTGA
- a CDS encoding LysR family transcriptional regulator, whose translation MRFNGLDLNLLVALDALMSERNLTAAARSINLSQPAMSAAVARLRTFFQDELFTIAGREFIPTPRAESLAPAVRDALLHVQLSIISREPFDPAQSDRRFKVILSDYVALVFFEKVVERAAREAPAVSFEFRPPGDDNEDLLRRGDVDLLILPEMFASKAQPRARLFDDVHVCVGCTSNKQLAEPLTFEKYMSMGHVVVKFGNVRRPGIEEWYLLEYGHKRRIDVVVHGYSMIPPMVSGNERIGTMPLRLAHHFAKTIPLQIVELPLPLLLPFTEAVQWPALHNSDPASLWIRELIFKEASRMISPLAAAEPHITRISTSPVRPTSNQRT comes from the coding sequence ATGCGGTTCAATGGCCTTGATCTCAATCTTCTGGTTGCGCTCGACGCCCTGATGAGCGAGCGTAATCTGACGGCGGCGGCGCGCAGCATCAACCTGAGCCAACCGGCCATGAGCGCGGCCGTCGCCCGGCTGCGCACCTTCTTCCAAGATGAGCTGTTTACCATAGCTGGGCGCGAATTTATCCCCACACCTAGGGCAGAAAGCCTGGCGCCCGCGGTGCGCGATGCTCTGCTCCATGTTCAGCTCTCCATTATTTCCAGAGAGCCGTTTGACCCCGCCCAATCGGATCGTCGCTTCAAGGTTATCCTTTCCGATTACGTCGCGCTGGTATTTTTCGAGAAAGTCGTAGAGCGCGCGGCGCGGGAAGCTCCTGCCGTCAGCTTCGAATTTCGGCCCCCGGGCGACGACAATGAGGATTTACTCCGGCGCGGCGACGTCGATCTTCTCATTTTGCCGGAAATGTTCGCGTCGAAGGCCCAGCCCCGAGCAAGGCTGTTCGATGATGTCCACGTGTGCGTAGGCTGCACCTCGAACAAGCAACTGGCAGAGCCACTCACATTCGAGAAATACATGTCGATGGGACACGTTGTGGTCAAGTTCGGGAATGTCCGTAGGCCTGGCATCGAGGAATGGTATTTGCTCGAATATGGTCACAAGAGACGCATCGACGTCGTCGTACATGGCTACAGCATGATTCCGCCGATGGTTTCGGGCAACGAACGTATAGGAACCATGCCCCTACGGCTGGCACATCATTTCGCAAAAACGATACCTTTGCAAATCGTTGAGCTTCCGCTGCCACTACTCCTTCCGTTCACCGAAGCCGTACAATGGCCCGCTCTGCACAATAGTGATCCGGCAAGCCTATGGATACGCGAACTCATATTCAAGGAGGCGTCCCGCATGATTTCGCCGCTTGCCGCGGCCGAGCCCCATATTACCCGGATTAGCACCAGCCCTGTCCGGCCAACTTCCAATCAGCGAACTTGA
- a CDS encoding DUF982 domain-containing protein has translation MPTTDVSWTRLVTIRLQCGLERTFAGVYDALDFLENEWPLRYGERHQRAIKTCRGALNGAVAAVVAREAFMAACLEAGMAAPLKAKPNAHAGRTPRRALVQ, from the coding sequence ATGCCGACAACCGATGTTTCCTGGACTCGTCTGGTCACTATCCGACTGCAGTGCGGTCTTGAGCGGACGTTTGCGGGCGTTTACGACGCCTTGGATTTTCTCGAAAACGAATGGCCATTGCGTTATGGCGAACGCCATCAGCGTGCCATTAAGACCTGTCGCGGTGCCCTTAATGGCGCCGTAGCCGCCGTCGTTGCACGAGAGGCATTCATGGCCGCTTGCCTCGAAGCCGGCATGGCGGCCCCTTTGAAAGCCAAGCCGAACGCCCACGCGGGGCGAACCCCTCGGCGGGCTCTCGTGCAATGA
- a CDS encoding extracellular solute-binding protein, with amino-acid sequence MIFDIGNMSRRNMLKSASVATLLASSASSLLTPKRASAQGATTVRVLSVEDPFFFSMKAMIPEFERETGIKVELESLSYDALQTRLVSAFVAKTSDADVIAVDQMWLGQYLDNGWIISLNDYIAKDKDIDLADFIPEVLYSSNMWRGQIGTLPVAAYAQGVMYRKDIFASFGIAEPPTKASEDWTWTKYVETLKALEGKSFNGKALFPTVVCGSQPSPITHMFTQLSASHGASWFKSFPGAPWDFSPQLTGPAWAKSVEVYRQLYKLSPPEAINYVWFDAGTRFAKGDIGMFYWWTPYFYLVKNLGYMTGKKSDVMDKYATAALPKAKGVAQTVSLGGWSLGVPSSSDRQDNGYAFIKWATSKATQKKMAQWPDLNFQFSDFARKSLYEDADVKAIYPYLDVQYDMMKQGNGKITRPPVPGYTAVESVLGLTLNQLLTGSEDPKTALVRTNNLFESILKGNLMIPYQKESYTDTLDGAKDLIGKLGKA; translated from the coding sequence ATGATATTCGATATCGGAAATATGTCGCGCAGGAACATGCTGAAGTCGGCGTCTGTCGCGACTCTCTTGGCATCAAGCGCAAGTTCTCTGCTCACCCCAAAACGCGCAAGCGCACAAGGCGCCACGACCGTCCGCGTTCTGTCGGTCGAAGATCCATTCTTTTTCTCGATGAAGGCCATGATCCCGGAATTCGAGAGGGAAACCGGCATCAAGGTAGAGCTGGAGAGCCTATCCTATGACGCGCTGCAGACCCGTCTAGTCTCGGCGTTTGTCGCCAAGACGTCGGATGCGGATGTCATTGCGGTTGATCAGATGTGGCTCGGCCAATATCTCGACAACGGCTGGATCATTTCGCTCAACGACTACATTGCCAAGGACAAAGACATCGATCTTGCTGACTTCATTCCCGAGGTTTTGTATTCGTCGAACATGTGGCGCGGGCAGATCGGCACGCTTCCGGTGGCAGCCTATGCGCAGGGCGTGATGTACCGCAAAGATATCTTCGCCAGCTTCGGCATCGCCGAGCCGCCGACCAAGGCCTCCGAGGACTGGACTTGGACGAAGTATGTCGAGACGCTAAAGGCGCTCGAAGGCAAGTCGTTCAACGGCAAGGCGCTGTTCCCGACGGTCGTCTGTGGGTCGCAGCCGTCCCCGATCACGCACATGTTCACACAGCTTTCCGCGAGCCACGGCGCGAGCTGGTTCAAGTCCTTCCCGGGCGCGCCTTGGGATTTCTCGCCGCAGCTCACCGGTCCCGCCTGGGCAAAGTCGGTCGAGGTCTACCGGCAGCTCTACAAGCTCTCGCCGCCTGAGGCGATCAACTACGTATGGTTCGATGCCGGCACCCGTTTCGCCAAGGGCGATATCGGCATGTTCTACTGGTGGACGCCGTACTTCTATCTGGTCAAGAATTTGGGCTACATGACCGGCAAGAAGTCGGACGTCATGGACAAATATGCGACCGCGGCGCTTCCGAAGGCCAAGGGTGTGGCGCAGACGGTCAGCCTCGGCGGCTGGAGCCTCGGTGTTCCCTCCAGTTCCGACCGGCAGGACAACGGCTACGCCTTCATCAAATGGGCGACCTCGAAGGCGACACAGAAGAAGATGGCGCAGTGGCCGGACCTTAATTTCCAGTTCTCGGATTTTGCCCGCAAGTCGCTTTATGAGGACGCAGATGTCAAGGCGATCTACCCCTATCTCGATGTCCAGTACGACATGATGAAACAGGGCAACGGCAAGATCACCCGCCCACCGGTCCCCGGTTACACCGCGGTCGAAAGTGTGCTCGGCCTCACGCTCAACCAGCTTCTGACGGGCAGTGAAGATCCGAAGACGGCGCTGGTGCGCACGAACAACCTGTTCGAAAGCATCCTCAAGGGCAATTTGATGATCCCTTATCAGAAGGAAAGCTATACCGACACGCTCGATGGCGCCAAGGACCTGATCGGTAAGCTCGGCAAGGCGTAA
- a CDS encoding phasin, producing the protein MTTKVSERSFETIENSASSPLKVADQIGASVEKGNKQLTEAFFKFASSAEEAQKVLTPIFETATLVSYELSLKSVAALQANAVAGFSHLQALLGANSPSQVFELQSAFLHKRVDTSIENAKEFRALASKAVAEIAKPINNAFDKFLADLRPA; encoded by the coding sequence ATGACCACCAAGGTTTCAGAAAGGTCCTTTGAAACAATCGAAAATTCAGCATCATCGCCCCTCAAGGTGGCCGATCAAATCGGGGCATCCGTCGAAAAGGGGAACAAGCAGTTGACCGAAGCTTTCTTTAAATTCGCCTCGAGCGCTGAAGAGGCACAGAAAGTGCTCACTCCGATCTTCGAAACCGCAACACTAGTCAGTTACGAATTGTCGCTTAAGTCTGTCGCCGCGTTGCAGGCTAATGCGGTGGCCGGTTTCTCGCATTTGCAAGCGTTGCTGGGCGCGAATTCGCCGTCACAAGTCTTCGAACTGCAATCGGCGTTCCTGCACAAGCGCGTAGACACCAGCATCGAGAACGCCAAGGAATTCCGGGCGCTGGCGAGCAAGGCGGTGGCGGAGATCGCTAAGCCGATCAACAATGCTTTTGACAAATTTTTGGCGGACCTCAGACCGGCATAA
- a CDS encoding NodA family N-acyltransferase, translated as MRADVQWKLCWENELQLSDHVELAEFFRKTYGPTGAFNAKPFQGSQSWAGARPELRAIAYDSIGVAAHLGLLRRFIKIDGVDLLVAELGLYGVRPDLEGLGIAHSIQVMLPTLQKFQVPFAFGTVRPELRKHIERFGRHSPLTVVSQVSVRSTLPHARIDLPPTRVEDPLVIILPIGQPISAWPPGTMIDRNGPEL; from the coding sequence ATGCGCGCAGACGTGCAGTGGAAATTGTGCTGGGAAAATGAGTTGCAACTCTCCGATCATGTCGAACTCGCTGAGTTCTTTCGAAAGACCTACGGGCCGACTGGGGCTTTTAACGCAAAGCCGTTCCAAGGCAGTCAAAGCTGGGCCGGCGCACGACCTGAGCTTCGTGCGATCGCGTACGACTCGATCGGTGTTGCGGCCCATCTGGGCTTACTGCGCCGCTTCATCAAAATTGACGGGGTCGATCTTTTGGTGGCTGAACTGGGTTTATATGGAGTGCGCCCGGATCTTGAGGGGCTCGGCATCGCCCATTCGATCCAGGTGATGCTTCCAACATTGCAGAAGTTTCAAGTTCCATTCGCCTTCGGTACGGTTCGGCCGGAGCTGCGAAAACACATTGAAAGATTTGGCCGACACAGTCCGCTGACGGTTGTGTCGCAGGTGAGCGTGCGATCCACGCTGCCACACGCGCGTATCGACTTGCCGCCCACCCGTGTCGAGGATCCGCTTGTCATCATTCTGCCTATTGGACAGCCCATCTCCGCCTGGCCCCCCGGTACGATGATCGACCGGAACGGACCGGAGTTATGA